The stretch of DNA ATATGGGCTCAGCATCATATTCAGGTGTGTagctcacacacactatatacagtgTATCATACTGAACATATCCCATTGTGTTGTGTAATTATGTTTAgaatgtaatttaattaaaaacacacGTCTACTTTGAGGTACTTACAGTTaggttaatattattattattagtagtagtagtactagtactagtagtATTAAAATAATCAGTTTTGATCTACTCCTCTAATTTCAGGGCTCTACATGGAGCCACACATGATGGACATGAGAACTTGTGCTGCTCAATCTCCATATACTCCTACAATGTCTGGAGCACAATTCGCTTCTGCCAGTCCTGgtgagtttatatatatagtctGAATATTAATCACTTCATTGTTTTCTGcactaattttctttttttttcagctctactGATAATTTAGGATcagtttgtagttttataattacagactgtagttctgtatctgtttctcatcatattttattatcctcctttcaccctgttctccaATAGTCAGGACCCTACAGGATCACCACAGAGCAGTTATTATATGAGTGGTGTATCATTCTGTGGTGAACAGGGTGAAAGGTGGATAAATAAAGTATGGAGAGAAACAGGGCATTACAATAATCAGTTATGATTAACTTACTCTGTTATCTGCTTCTCTCATTCAAGAGCTCTACATGGAGCCACACATGTGGGACATGCGAGCTTGTGCTGCACAGCCGTTCTGCATACCGTGTTGTTCAGCAGCTCATCAGCAGAACCTCCTGAATCTTCCTGACCTTGATTTAAAGCAGGAAAAAGGGAGTGGTGCTAAACGGCAGAAGCgaggaaagaggaagagaaaggacAAGTCTGATTATGACCAAACAGCTGAGCCTCCACATACCAAACACTGCGCTGATTTCACTGCACAACCTGTGAAATATGATGCCATAACTACATCTGAAGGGGATATCATTTTCTCTGAGGAGATTCTGGACATGTTGTGTACAATCCCTGGAATCTGGCATTTGGCTGAAGAGATGGGttcatattaattttattaataatcattttattgttgttgtgtaaataataaaatatttttttctgcaaacaGGTTTGCCTCacattgtgtttattttctaaacCTGAACAGCAAAGACTGTTGAATTCACTCAGTCATGTGTTTCTGAGAGAATTTACTTACTGTACTCATGCTGAACATCTTGGCCAAACTGCTGGCATGTATGTTTAAACATCATCACTTTCTGAACTGTCTGTAGATCAACACAATAAGAAACTTAATACACAAAAGTGTAGTTTGGTGCTACTTATATGGGAATTAAATAAAGTAACAGTATACTGAATTATATTCAGTATACTGaactatatttatatgttagggatgtctcccaagatactctgcaacttctacTGCTGTGTCATTAagagcctcttgaccaactgtatcaccgtgtggtacggcaacacTTCTGTGACGGACCGTACACacctgcagagagtggtaaagacgatcatcaggactccactgccctctctgcagaacatctaccaccagagagtcctcaggagagctgcctccatcctcaaagactctaccctcCCCCAGCAcggactgttcactcttctgccttcaggccggaggtacagaagtgtgaaatgcaaaaccaccaggctaaagaactccttcttccccactgctaccagactcctgaacctacctcagaaataaccttcACCTTGCTCTttacacgtttacatgtcaaggacatttttcagaggcacatgctcactttactaCTGAACGTTTTGCACTTTTTTcttattccactgctgtagattaCACATACTTACTTGTATATAATATCAATAActactgttttcatgtatatatttccatcctggatgtaaatttaacaccaatttaatttttatatttagttagtttatttctaaATTACTTGACGAGGAGcgaagaaagaatttcattgtacgaggaaacttgtttcttactgtgcatatgacaataaactctttgaatcttgaatctataTAATCAATTCCGTGTTTAGTAGTGTTAGATTTTAAATTTAGGTCTCAAGAAGCCTTTCATAATATAATTCTACAAGTCTCATGAaatttgtgtgtttataatttTAAACATCTGTAAGATATGTCGGTTAGTATGCTGGCTGCTTGAAGATGTGCCAGTTGGTGTGCCGACTGCTTTAAGACTGGTAAGTAGGTGTGCCAGGCAACAATGCAAGTGCACACAGGGATCCAATCCATACTGATGTGTCCGCTTGCAAAGAAACTTAAAATATACACCAAAAACAACAGGACatcagctagctaacataaaaataaaggtaaaaaaaaatagaggccAAATATGGTTTCTGTTTAATCCTAAAGTGATATAGGTCTGTTGCTACAGGTTCCTCCCCTAATTCACAAAGCACAAATCAATACTGTTGAATATTCTGTCAGTCCTGGTGAAAGACCTACATCTTCAGCACAAAAGAAGATATGATGATGCTCAACTAGGTCAGGGTAGCAAGAAAGTGCTTGCATGGGTCACAATAGAAAGAGTCAAGTTATTATATTGAGTTTTTTTGTTCTCCGTTCTTTATTTAGGTTCCAAATCAGTTTCATCCTTCTATTTATCACAAGGAAAAGGCATTAAGTGGGCTGCACCATATTGCAGAAAAAATTACAGGAATCTTTAACCACATTTGACCACAAGTCATCAGAAGTCATGCCATGATTTAAAACGTTGTGCTCCATATGGCCAAgattgtagttaaaaaaaaaaaggttggacaGATCTTATCTAGCCAACAGCAAATACATGAGGATCCATgtaagaaaaacaaacacaaacaaaatgcaAATTATTCaacacaaacataaatctttgaTGGTTACACTGCTTTGTACTTTATGTACGTACAATGATATGCCACAGCCATGGAACTGCAGTAAAATTGTAAACtggtcatgaagtgttacctcaggggatggcttgttTGGTAATgctgtgatggaaggtgtttattgaaatgattcataatcaatgacgtgtgataattcataaacaatgacgactattaatgatattactttttattccatgcgatgataatgtgtactcagtTTAACTGAACTTAACATTCTTCCCTCAGTgagcatatctaagatgctgagtgagagtttttctatctggggaaaacagtgtgtgtctatgtgtatgtgttaaggaatgcacgtcacagttgttctgtctacaaattctggcgccagggtcatcttcctttctgcttgcaatgttttgagaaccagcctgatatgcccactaagggattatgtcataccatctgtcagaagaagttgacgtgtcacaatggtggcactgtgcccataattgggaagcaagatagtaagggtggggtataaagagagcgtggcactcttgcaaggcaggagatcactctgtattcatacgtgtgtcttctcaataaatcttgttactcattctgatcaagactcagagactctgaaaatttctttcttcctgtcattattttccaccacaatttggcgtcacggaacaggatgagcatggtcttgcgatggagggggagagactagcacctgccgaggacgctctccagcaaaacagctgggcccaaGAAGCAGGGGAAAAATTCCACAGAGAAAAGGacaagtaccgcgggggtaagtgcggcctctcaccccccattcgcaaatccaggcctcatcaacaaacattggtggtgagtgacaggttaactaatttactcattaaggaaattttaaatgtaaaaattgttcttaaattaatttactcccctccatccttccttcagcactccgccctggacagtgtatagttacatgacggtgtacaagactagcctggtcatagcgaggcctttattgatgtatgtaaatatatctttgaagttaaagagaagactagcctggtcatagcgaggcctctattgatagacgtgtcattagagtaataggtcccgggaccgtggggaggagtgcataaataatactaatagtacagggtactgattgtgtattaagcagggatagaagaaggaaggtgagacgtgattattggggctaaattactctgagtcattaaaatcgaatgagagaacaaaatgggatcccaagtaactaaagaattgaaacttaatccaaaaattcatgatacagctcttttcaatcaaatgagccaagactatatgtgtatgtctgtgtgtgtttatgtagtgttgttcaaaggtttggaatcattagcatataaacccaatatacatatattaaagtagggcagaatattgagccatgctggtactcttcaatgtaacatgtttcattatctctatggagaatgctgtagaattcggaggatggcagtttagtgaatatgtgagactgcttcatgtttaaatagtagtgatgagttatgtacaaatgtccacattgtgaaagtcatccctgattgaaacagaaaagagatgaggattccaggcttttgatacaatgtgtgtgtgtgtgtttctgcgtgtgttgaataaagcagtgagagagatagacaaaacatctcttctctgctatcttctatcacatttggtgtgtgtgtgtgtgtgtgtgtgtctgtgcgtgtgtgtaagtgtgtatgtttctaacatttgtctaactctgatattctataagcgaatctaatgatgaatataatgtgtgtggctgtgtcagaatcgctccctattccagaaatagtgcactatatagtgtaaaaccatttttgcaatactgtttaaaaaccgcagcagtacattctgttccctatatagttcactatgaaaaacctaatgcatcacaaaatttagaaattccaaaatatactataatgcaatgcagtgctgttgtattagacgtcctcagagcaggacaaacatgctttattgtttggttgttccataattcgtttagtaaatagaaaatgctacatagtgaaagagttaatgagtgagccattctgaacacagcttctgtcttcatgtggtttaggccttttctattattattctttttttattgagactgatttcagctcagtctcagctgaatgagatttaaagaatacacatatctaatttctctagtggttctcgtgtatctcagtctatgctgatcttttgattctcttaatgaggatggtagattttagaaaccagtaagaaaagaccttactttctttggaaaggtttaatttgacaaacttaatattgtatctattacgagctgcagtgaattgggtctctctttctgacttttaaacaaggagacatcagatgttttaaaaaaaaaaaatggagctttttgttttgctttccatatgttttctatttctcgcaatgaagaacttgcttgcatattcttggctatattttgagtccccatcagagcacaacaatataatgttaatgtttatacagtttagaaatatcaagcatcgtttggctggaaataatttttgttttagttatttcatgaggctaaacaatttttaaccatgttagaattcctttcaggatttcttttttattattatttttttcttttaaggttttttttggagggatttttctcttttgactgattgttgctcagtgctgttttctgggtgtttgagaaggcgggggtggtgctcatcacaggagttttgaccctcagagacagggtcctctgcaacagtactgtgaacatcatctgaaccagagcacttcatgaggagagtctcagatgagagactgtgtttggtccagctgtcggtcgatggctggactgcgtcttcaccggacctgctgtgattgaaatgttacagcactggtccaggaaactggtttcagatctggaagaactgagcgatcagagaccgcttcagacagcacctgctcaaccatcaacaccacccacccccagcagccaatcagcccagtggattcacccctcagcctgagccagcaacagagacgtgagaccagattttttattttttatttttatgcctgtttacttttttttttccattaaaaggagtgattttatttaatttttgatgtttatgcctcatgtagaaaatgtttggttaaactttaaatctggtggtgactcaaattatgactgttttacctttctttttaaggaaaaaaagggaggttttagttttttttgtttctcttttaaatagtgtttctcatcaaaaactttgatgaattaaaaataatatctagttcagggaaaaaaaaaaaaaaaatctttaatttcattgtaaacagtagccaaacatggttgctgggcagattaatacattagaggcctatcacacattgaccctcaattttcactggaaagttttttttttttttttttttttttaggtttacattatgtaatttatgttgcctaatgactatgatttgtataaaacatttttaataacaatcatctccattaaggcttatgtaagggaagttgtttactggcttttgacaaaattaatacatataaactcagatgtagttgtaactagctaaagtaaccaagcatgctggcttaaataaaaatcaaccatttaaaatcttattaatacttcaatgtagactatcaactacaaaaagagctttgtttgctccaaaagtttaaaaaaaaaatatatatatatagggtaagatagaaatatttctcttatatgtgcattaatattaatgctaaattaattcaatatatataataataactagcttgctaaaccaccagctaacagtcttgcaactatgccaaacaagtgaaacttaaatatgtttttattttttgcaattaatttacaggtagcacagttcgcaaaaatatatattggaactgaacaaggaaaataaatattaggccaataacttcaaacaggaccactgcagctcatagcttcaaaatcactgtcataggaactagttagtctaaacttaggtggaccatgcctacaacagcttgtggacacaactccacacacattaaaattctaacatcagccaaatgtttttagactcaagttaacagatggaaaataagtttacgaaggatatagaggaaatgcactgactgcatcatactcatcagagttttggaggaactgaactctctactcaataactaaaataaaaagggggtgttttatgctctttgtgtgttcgccctcaaataacagcactaatcagactaaatattctgaacaatgctttaaggatttctgagtatgtgtaaagttgaggattgtttgtctacagattggcattaagaattttggcacataacaaactattttaaaataaataaaactaagattaatctgaagtgcacaaataagttttagatgtgcttcaaaggaagaactgggtgatccctgatggatataaactgatagagagttacaaatctttggtgcataaatacagaatgcaacgctaaatgttctcaacaaatgagctggaattgtcgatctgtcaggagtcctgatatatacttagctgctaagcagttaagagatttttacactttttacactaaatgaatattaaaatccaatctaaataatcttctctcttttttatgtgtgtgagttagaactgtagctgcagcattttgaccacgatgtaatttgtaaattgtagagaataataattgtaatccagagaataatgcattacaatagtctaatcaaaacaaaggtgtagatcagcttctcagcatctagtgtaagaaaatgtctaattaatgtataaaaatatatacattattatggttgaagattaaattagacaatgtgaaaggttaaaagaaaataagaaggcatttgataaataaatgttgagactatgtattctatagtctagagcgaaaacagtgacaatgttgaaaaacattgacttgattttaacacttttaaacttcatgttgtaattctggaaaaaaaaaagagaaagttaatgtagtaaaatttgttcatgaatcttctcagatccatggtgggcatgacgaggcagggagagtccggcgtggggactggtgtgcaataggccccagcatgtccacagctgagatgaagaaacacttgttctcatactctgtatgcggacacttgtcattactcccggggcttcttaggcgttatgtagaccatcatggaatcttggatgattccatttggtctagaaggggggagtgaacggtgtgattggagataaccacacctttacactcttattcttaaatgttttatacatttatatatacagttattatttttactgttcactttataattcacttaataaccttatgatctttgctctctttttaactgtcacggcgacacaaggctttggaggttgtttttactttttcaggaatcaggaaggtcagagtgttttcatcaacaatgagagctgtgaggagaacgtgaccctgagtggcagagaagcttcactgctgttctgctgttctgggaccagtgcatatgaactaggagacaacaa from Astyanax mexicanus isolate ESR-SI-001 chromosome 11, AstMex3_surface, whole genome shotgun sequence encodes:
- the LOC111189361 gene encoding uncharacterized protein LOC111189361; its protein translation is MNNWSIVTGHPLMPGAQFYSDSPELYFAPPVLGCIMSDPGHHMGSASYSGLYMEPHMMDMRTCAAQSPYTPTMSGAQFASASPELYMEPHMWDMRACAAQPFCIPCCSAAHQQNLLNLPDLDLKQEKGSGAKRQKRGKRKRKDKSDYDQTAEPPHTKHCADFTAQPVKYDAITTSEGDIIFSEEILDMLCTIPGIWHLAEEMGSY